The following proteins are co-located in the Piscirickettsia litoralis genome:
- a CDS encoding MBL fold metallo-hydrolase, whose amino-acid sequence MPWFKYEMPYPGIFSISEPFSLVDPRFSLNTVNCYLVIGTTSAALIDTGMGIGDLHQFIRKLTALPIQVLNTHYHWDHVGGNHQFNQCAIHHLEAELLNKTPSLDYSLLRKSLSQLKKRQQLPDYTDPDRYKIYPYEAKTLLNDNDVISLGHRNLHAIHTPGHSPGHLCFLDDQTGCLFTGDTAYMGPIYSCFSLADPEAYYKSCQRLNRLKTVQAICPGHNQIIKEPKWLHTLAQFAERAVTGQIQGINNQGYVQSKVYQNTQAGFSINLPL is encoded by the coding sequence ATGCCTTGGTTTAAATATGAGATGCCCTATCCAGGTATTTTTTCCATCTCTGAGCCATTTTCCCTAGTAGATCCACGTTTTAGCCTGAACACTGTCAATTGTTATCTCGTTATTGGCACAACTTCAGCGGCGTTGATTGATACAGGAATGGGCATTGGCGATCTGCATCAATTCATACGTAAACTCACAGCATTACCCATTCAGGTGCTCAACACACACTATCACTGGGATCATGTGGGAGGTAATCATCAGTTCAATCAATGTGCCATTCATCATTTGGAAGCCGAGCTGCTCAATAAAACGCCCTCTTTAGACTACTCTTTGCTTAGGAAAAGTCTGTCCCAACTCAAAAAGCGGCAACAACTGCCCGACTATACAGATCCTGATCGATATAAAATCTACCCTTATGAGGCAAAAACCTTATTAAACGACAACGATGTTATCTCATTAGGTCATCGCAATTTACATGCAATTCATACCCCTGGCCACTCTCCAGGTCATCTTTGTTTTTTAGATGATCAAACCGGCTGCTTATTTACAGGTGATACTGCTTATATGGGTCCTATTTACAGCTGCTTTAGTCTTGCAGATCCAGAGGCCTATTACAAAAGCTGCCAACGATTAAATCGCCTTAAAACAGTCCAAGCAATATGCCCAGGACATAACCAAATAATCAAAGAGCCCAAGTGGTTGCACACATTAGCTCAGTTTGCAGAACGTGCGGTGACAGGTCAAATTCAGGGTATAAATAATCAAGGCTACGTTCAATCTAAAGTATATCAAAATACGCAAGCAGGCTTTTCCATTAATTTACCACTTTAA
- a CDS encoding serine/threonine protein kinase, protein MDETKTLLFDKKSNTATPSEAEEQSLLGVTLKGRFKLVELIGVGGMGQVYKALDKHKEDVGESYPFVAIKVLNQGIQHMDKALLALQRETYKEQQLAHPNIVNVYDFDRDGDVVYKTMELVEGKSLKEWLLEHKVDLVGESTKVHRRHFQSVLHIIIQAARGLEHAHEHRIVHSDLKPGNIIVTPAEVAKLLDFGIARTIRPLQAEQDDVSIFDPVALAAFTPAYASYEMLCGEEPHPSDDIYALGCIFYELLTGKHPYNKCSALKALEDELTVKKITHIPEWLWLVIRDMLALKRKKRLGSASKLLERLQNKDQKASKFSASKISLFILSMIIIAMAVGLFYVMRKNKTLLALNAGQSLNSANAAVIADPYDEKIPETQVDSSSASTQQEIVKPPASSESKSEPVTKKDEVKKETKKVVAEKAVTAKAKVKPKPVIKEQPKPVITAEKKRVENRVIAQAPAKPKNTSLQPACTSSLSGIKSGSYCYLPLSKNNEIKMRVIKNDQHIFALSENLVSMKDYAAFCESSGLCAIAPNDQPVEGLSSEKIQQYFSWLRTKTGLAVMLPGNFEWQQALYLGMNKKNICDYYGTGPNLVANKSAYHNRLGVNYHLASAYEWVNTGQGNALRGAFFKSAVQPYCRIMQVNPTGNNINRATFRIMLKTY, encoded by the coding sequence GTGGACGAAACGAAGACGCTACTTTTTGATAAAAAGAGTAATACAGCAACCCCATCTGAGGCAGAAGAGCAATCATTGCTTGGTGTAACCCTTAAAGGGCGTTTTAAGTTGGTTGAGCTGATTGGTGTGGGTGGCATGGGGCAAGTCTACAAGGCTCTGGACAAACACAAAGAAGATGTAGGCGAAAGTTATCCTTTTGTCGCGATTAAAGTGCTGAATCAAGGTATTCAACACATGGACAAAGCCTTGCTGGCATTACAGCGTGAGACCTATAAAGAGCAGCAGCTTGCTCATCCTAATATCGTTAATGTCTATGATTTTGATCGTGATGGCGATGTTGTCTATAAAACGATGGAATTGGTCGAAGGAAAATCACTAAAAGAATGGCTATTAGAGCATAAAGTTGATCTTGTCGGTGAGTCGACTAAAGTGCATCGTCGTCATTTCCAATCGGTGCTGCATATTATTATTCAAGCGGCTAGAGGGCTAGAACATGCGCATGAGCATCGGATTGTTCATTCGGATTTAAAGCCAGGTAACATTATTGTCACTCCAGCAGAAGTGGCAAAATTGCTTGATTTCGGTATTGCCAGAACCATTCGTCCTTTGCAAGCTGAGCAAGACGACGTTTCTATTTTTGATCCAGTTGCGCTAGCTGCGTTTACTCCAGCCTATGCGAGTTATGAGATGCTCTGCGGTGAGGAGCCTCATCCGAGCGATGATATTTATGCATTGGGTTGTATTTTCTATGAACTATTAACAGGTAAACACCCTTATAATAAATGCTCAGCACTAAAAGCCCTTGAAGATGAATTAACAGTTAAAAAAATTACGCATATTCCTGAATGGTTATGGTTGGTTATTCGAGATATGTTGGCGCTTAAACGTAAAAAGCGTTTGGGTTCGGCAAGTAAATTATTAGAGCGATTGCAAAATAAAGATCAAAAGGCTAGTAAATTTTCAGCCTCGAAAATTAGCTTATTTATTTTAAGCATGATTATTATTGCTATGGCTGTTGGTTTGTTTTATGTGATGCGAAAAAATAAAACACTCTTAGCGCTTAATGCTGGACAATCACTGAACTCAGCAAATGCAGCGGTGATTGCTGATCCTTATGATGAGAAAATACCAGAGACTCAAGTGGACTCATCATCAGCATCTACGCAACAGGAAATAGTGAAGCCGCCTGCTTCTTCTGAAAGCAAAAGTGAGCCAGTCACCAAAAAGGATGAAGTTAAAAAAGAGACCAAAAAAGTTGTGGCTGAAAAAGCAGTGACTGCTAAAGCTAAGGTGAAACCAAAGCCTGTTATTAAAGAGCAACCTAAGCCTGTAATTACAGCAGAAAAAAAACGTGTAGAAAATAGAGTTATTGCACAGGCTCCTGCAAAACCTAAGAATACTTCGTTACAACCTGCTTGCACGTCTTCATTATCCGGTATTAAGTCGGGTAGTTATTGTTATTTACCCCTTAGTAAAAATAATGAAATCAAAATGCGAGTGATCAAAAACGATCAGCATATTTTTGCTTTAAGTGAAAATTTAGTATCGATGAAAGATTACGCAGCATTTTGCGAGTCGAGCGGTTTATGCGCGATAGCGCCTAATGATCAGCCTGTAGAAGGGTTATCTTCAGAAAAAATCCAGCAATATTTTTCTTGGTTACGGACAAAAACAGGTTTAGCGGTGATGTTGCCAGGCAATTTTGAGTGGCAGCAAGCGCTTTATTTGGGGATGAATAAAAAGAATATTTGTGATTATTATGGGACAGGGCCTAATCTTGTTGCAAATAAGTCAGCTTATCATAATCGTTTAGGGGTGAATTACCATTTGGCTTCTGCCTATGAGTGGGTTAATACTGGTCAAGGGAATGCGCTACGAGGTGCATTTTTCAAATCTGCAGTACAGCCTTATTGCCGTATTATGCAAGTTAATCCAACAGGAAATAATATTAACCGAGCAACATTTCGGATTATGTTAAAAACCTATTGA
- a CDS encoding response regulator transcription factor, producing the protein MKILVVDDEKNVLLSLSRIIPQQWADVTMLRALSGEEAIHLIDKVVIDAVITDLRMYNVDGLEVLRHVKKVQPNARRVLFTAFSGDPGVKEAIESDVIDFLIKKGDRKNEILQSLEDLWILWK; encoded by the coding sequence ATGAAAATACTAGTTGTTGATGATGAAAAAAACGTGCTTTTATCACTTTCTAGGATTATCCCTCAACAATGGGCAGATGTTACTATGCTGAGGGCGCTTTCTGGTGAGGAAGCTATTCATTTAATTGATAAAGTTGTAATTGATGCGGTGATCACTGATTTACGCATGTACAATGTGGATGGTCTTGAAGTCTTGAGGCATGTAAAAAAAGTTCAACCGAATGCACGCAGAGTGTTATTTACTGCTTTTTCTGGTGACCCAGGCGTTAAAGAAGCAATTGAAAGTGATGTTATTGATTTTTTAATTAAAAAAGGTGATAGGAAAAATGAAATTTTACAGTCCTTAGAAGACTTATGGATTTTATGGAAGTAA
- the hemJ gene encoding protoporphyrinogen oxidase HemJ produces the protein MAWVLALHIISVICWFAGLFYLPRLFVYHAQTDDKIGLERFKVMEHKLYFYIMMPSALFTAITGVTLLHFAGIDYRHDNWMHLKLFFVALLFIYHFVCWHYLKCFKEDRNRKTHKFFRVFNEIPSIILIFVVVLVVVQPKF, from the coding sequence ATGGCCTGGGTCCTTGCCCTACATATCATTTCAGTGATTTGCTGGTTTGCTGGCTTATTCTATCTGCCTCGTCTCTTTGTCTACCATGCCCAAACTGATGATAAAATTGGCTTAGAGCGCTTTAAGGTCATGGAGCATAAGCTTTATTTTTACATCATGATGCCAAGCGCCTTATTCACGGCGATCACCGGTGTGACCCTGCTCCACTTTGCCGGTATCGACTATCGCCATGATAATTGGATGCATTTAAAGCTATTTTTTGTCGCCTTACTTTTTATCTATCACTTTGTCTGCTGGCACTATTTAAAATGCTTCAAAGAAGACCGCAATCGCAAAACTCATAAATTTTTCAGGGTATTCAATGAAATACCATCAATTATTTTGATTTTTGTCGTCGTGCTCGTCGTCGTCCAGCCTAAGTTTTAA
- the erpA gene encoding iron-sulfur cluster insertion protein ErpA: protein MSAVVEFDASVPLVFTDNAANKVKALIEEENDQLKLRVFITGGGCSGFQYGFSFDEEVAEDDTQVEKNGVTLLVDPMSFQYLVGAEIDYREDVSGSQFVIRNPNAKTTCGCGSSFAV, encoded by the coding sequence ATGAGCGCAGTGGTTGAATTTGATGCAAGTGTTCCTTTAGTGTTCACAGATAATGCTGCCAATAAAGTAAAAGCATTAATTGAAGAAGAAAACGATCAACTAAAATTACGTGTTTTCATCACTGGGGGCGGTTGTTCAGGCTTCCAATATGGCTTTAGCTTTGATGAAGAGGTTGCAGAAGATGATACCCAGGTTGAAAAAAATGGGGTGACTCTTTTGGTAGATCCGATGAGTTTTCAATATTTAGTCGGAGCTGAGATTGACTATCGTGAAGATGTTTCAGGCTCACAGTTTGTGATTCGTAACCCCAATGCCAAGACAACGTGTGGTTGTGGCTCCTCGTTTGCGGTTTAG
- a CDS encoding oxidoreductase, with product MKVDNYLSALKQPFKLGALELRNRSVMAPMTRMQTSDNQVDDKMVEYYRQRAAGGLGLIITEGVPVNDSAHGYDNVPSFYGESIESWRPLVEAVHAEGAKIMPQLWHVGSVRQAGKGPNPLSPIYGPSAKIFPDPNNTGLDLPTEMTAEQIEQVIGDFVNAAVAAKDLGFDGIELHGAHGYLLDQFMWQQTNVRLDEFGGDTIAERINFVSTLVKRVRAAVGPDFPIVLRISQWKMGNYQAKNAATPEELAEQLLPLAEAGVDIFHASTRRWWQAEFAGSVLNYAGWIQKITGKPTMTVGNIGVDHAYKDSRQQRKNTIIEQSYEQLDQRLALGEFDLFAIGRALLADANFVNKLFDNKESEIINFNLERHMPYKSYE from the coding sequence ATGAAGGTAGACAACTATTTATCAGCACTGAAACAACCATTTAAGCTCGGTGCTTTAGAGTTAAGAAACCGTTCGGTGATGGCGCCAATGACAAGAATGCAAACGTCTGATAACCAGGTTGATGATAAAATGGTCGAATATTATCGTCAACGTGCAGCGGGAGGGTTGGGCCTGATTATTACTGAAGGCGTTCCTGTTAACGACAGTGCTCATGGCTATGATAATGTCCCCTCGTTCTATGGCGAAAGTATAGAGTCCTGGCGACCTTTGGTTGAAGCGGTTCATGCTGAAGGGGCTAAAATTATGCCGCAACTTTGGCATGTCGGCTCGGTGCGTCAGGCGGGTAAAGGCCCAAATCCGCTGTCGCCAATCTATGGGCCTTCAGCGAAAATATTCCCAGATCCAAACAATACAGGACTTGATTTGCCGACTGAAATGACAGCTGAGCAAATAGAGCAAGTGATCGGCGATTTTGTGAATGCAGCGGTTGCGGCCAAGGACTTAGGTTTTGATGGCATAGAATTGCATGGTGCGCATGGGTATTTGTTAGATCAATTTATGTGGCAGCAAACTAATGTACGTCTCGATGAGTTTGGTGGCGATACTATTGCTGAACGAATTAATTTTGTCAGCACATTAGTTAAGCGAGTGCGTGCAGCGGTGGGGCCTGACTTCCCGATTGTTTTACGTATTTCACAATGGAAAATGGGGAATTATCAAGCGAAAAATGCAGCTACGCCAGAAGAGTTAGCCGAGCAATTATTGCCATTAGCTGAGGCTGGAGTTGATATTTTCCATGCCAGCACGCGACGGTGGTGGCAGGCTGAGTTTGCAGGGTCTGTTCTTAATTACGCCGGTTGGATACAGAAAATTACTGGTAAGCCTACAATGACTGTGGGTAATATTGGCGTTGACCATGCCTATAAGGACTCTCGTCAGCAAAGAAAAAATACAATCATTGAGCAAAGCTATGAGCAATTGGATCAGCGTTTGGCTTTGGGTGAATTCGATTTATTCGCTATTGGTCGTGCTTTATTGGCAGATGCTAATTTTGTCAATAAATTATTTGATAATAAAGAATCTGAAATTATAAATTTTAACCTGGAAAGACACATGCCTTATAAAAGCTATGAGTAA
- a CDS encoding ArsR/SmtB family transcription factor, translating to MDLLTVFKALSNETRLNILLWLKSPEAHFDTVSSDDGKPGVCVGLIEKKAGVSQSTTSHYLSLLQRAGLVVAERRGQWTYYRRDEIGIAGLKAELDIIL from the coding sequence ATGGACTTGTTGACGGTTTTTAAGGCACTTTCTAATGAAACGCGTTTGAATATTCTCCTGTGGTTGAAGTCTCCTGAAGCACACTTTGATACGGTCAGCTCAGATGACGGTAAACCTGGGGTGTGCGTGGGCCTGATTGAAAAAAAAGCAGGCGTTTCGCAGTCAACAACCTCCCATTACTTAAGTCTATTGCAGCGCGCAGGCCTTGTGGTTGCTGAACGACGCGGGCAGTGGACTTACTATCGTCGAGATGAAATTGGGATAGCGGGGCTAAAAGCAGAGCTTGACATAATTCTCTAA
- a CDS encoding gamma carbonic anhydrase family protein codes for MAVRPFKGIFPKIGDRCYIDGAATVIGDVTLGKDVSVWPTAVLRGDVQKISVGARSNIQDGSVLHVTHDSQYQPGGMPLVIGEDVTVGHQATLHACTIADRCLIGMKATVLDGAKVEPLTIIGAGALVPPGKCLESGYLWVGAPVKKVRALTDKEIEFLSYSAQQYCKLKDEYLGA; via the coding sequence ATGGCAGTGCGGCCCTTTAAAGGTATTTTCCCAAAAATAGGTGATCGGTGTTATATTGACGGTGCAGCGACAGTGATCGGCGATGTTACGCTTGGCAAAGACGTGTCTGTTTGGCCAACGGCTGTATTACGCGGTGATGTGCAAAAAATATCAGTCGGTGCGCGTAGTAATATTCAAGATGGCAGTGTGTTACATGTCACTCATGATAGCCAATATCAGCCGGGCGGCATGCCTTTAGTGATTGGTGAAGATGTGACGGTTGGTCATCAAGCAACGCTACATGCTTGTACGATCGCAGATCGTTGCCTAATTGGTATGAAAGCGACGGTTCTTGATGGCGCTAAAGTTGAACCGTTAACGATCATTGGTGCCGGTGCTTTAGTTCCTCCTGGGAAATGCTTAGAAAGCGGTTATTTGTGGGTGGGTGCACCGGTAAAGAAAGTGCGAGCATTGACGGATAAAGAAATCGAATTTTTAAGTTATAGTGCTCAACAATACTGTAAATTAAAAGATGAATATTTAGGGGCATAA
- a CDS encoding substrate-binding periplasmic protein — protein MLKLRSTLLILMMFTTATAFSAVEKVTLSTGEWKPFVSQTLTGNGSAAKIVTDAFAAVGIGVEYKWYPWKRAYKIALDGKSDGSFPWSKVAKREKDFAYSNPIIISKTVFYHLKSKPFTWSSYDDLKGKIVGGSLGYSYGTQFEAEVKKKLFKYQVAKTDIINLKKLLKGRIDVFPCSIEVCDGLIKQLGSEAADKLTYNKEKPLAESSYYLIVAKKLKKHKEIINKFNEGLKLIGKQ, from the coding sequence ATGCTCAAGCTAAGAAGTACTCTGCTGATTTTAATGATGTTCACAACAGCAACTGCGTTCTCTGCTGTTGAGAAGGTCACACTATCAACAGGGGAGTGGAAACCCTTCGTTTCCCAAACCCTCACCGGAAATGGTAGCGCCGCTAAGATTGTCACTGATGCTTTTGCCGCGGTAGGCATTGGTGTCGAGTACAAATGGTATCCTTGGAAACGAGCTTATAAGATCGCCTTGGATGGCAAATCTGATGGTTCTTTCCCATGGTCAAAAGTCGCTAAACGTGAGAAAGATTTTGCTTACAGCAATCCCATTATCATTTCAAAAACGGTATTTTATCACCTAAAAAGCAAGCCATTCACTTGGAGTAGTTACGATGACTTAAAAGGCAAAATCGTCGGAGGTAGCTTAGGCTATAGCTACGGCACTCAATTTGAAGCCGAAGTCAAAAAGAAATTATTTAAATATCAGGTAGCTAAAACCGATATCATCAACTTGAAAAAGCTACTTAAAGGTCGTATCGATGTCTTCCCATGCAGCATTGAAGTCTGTGATGGTCTCATTAAGCAATTGGGTAGTGAAGCGGCCGATAAATTAACCTATAACAAAGAAAAGCCATTGGCAGAGAGTAGCTACTATTTAATCGTTGCGAAAAAGCTTAAAAAGCACAAAGAAATTATTAATAAATTTAATGAGGGTTTAAAGTTAATCGGAAAACAATAA
- a CDS encoding rubredoxin translates to MQEEFKSYMCIVCGLIYNEEEGWPDDDIAPGTRWEEVPETWMCPDCGVTKCDFEMVEIA, encoded by the coding sequence ATGCAAGAAGAGTTTAAGAGTTACATGTGTATCGTGTGTGGTTTGATATACAATGAAGAAGAAGGCTGGCCGGATGATGATATCGCGCCAGGCACACGCTGGGAAGAGGTGCCTGAAACGTGGATGTGTCCCGATTGTGGTGTGACTAAATGCGATTTTGAAATGGTAGAAATTGCCTAA
- a CDS encoding substrate-binding periplasmic protein, which yields MFKLLVILFLSGFMSSTLATISKITVVTGEWPPYTSQTVTGYGLTASTMIHALSSQGVSVEFKWLPWKRAFLEAKEAKYDGTIPWFKTPGREKEFYFSLPIGFSDTVIWYSKSNPVYFSNLSDLTGKRLGGTIGYSYGEKFDLASKDKFTYDLARSDLINLKKLLIGRIDAFPCDKEVCKDLIENFLTREEASKLTFATASLVSIPTYFLVSKKHKNAKEILYRVNEGLKLINKSKAMDSTF from the coding sequence ATGTTTAAGCTGCTCGTTATTTTATTTTTATCTGGTTTTATGTCCTCAACGTTGGCGACTATATCAAAAATTACTGTTGTAACAGGTGAGTGGCCTCCATATACCTCTCAAACAGTAACGGGCTATGGCTTAACAGCAAGCACTATGATTCATGCTTTATCCTCACAAGGAGTATCTGTTGAATTTAAATGGCTGCCTTGGAAAAGAGCATTTCTTGAAGCTAAAGAAGCTAAATACGATGGAACGATCCCTTGGTTCAAAACCCCTGGGAGGGAAAAAGAGTTTTATTTTAGTTTGCCTATTGGCTTTTCTGATACAGTGATTTGGTACAGCAAAAGTAACCCTGTTTATTTTTCAAATTTAAGCGATTTAACTGGGAAAAGATTAGGAGGAACAATTGGGTATAGTTATGGTGAAAAGTTCGATTTGGCGTCAAAAGATAAGTTCACTTATGACCTTGCTCGAAGTGATCTAATTAATTTGAAGAAATTATTGATTGGCCGTATAGATGCCTTTCCCTGCGATAAAGAAGTTTGTAAAGATCTAATAGAGAACTTTTTGACTAGAGAGGAGGCTTCGAAGCTGACTTTTGCGACGGCATCCCTTGTATCAATACCCACTTATTTTTTAGTATCTAAAAAGCATAAAAATGCCAAAGAAATTCTCTATAGGGTAAACGAAGGGTTAAAGCTTATCAATAAGTCTAAGGCGATGGATTCTACGTTTTAA
- a CDS encoding PP2C family protein-serine/threonine phosphatase, whose translation MWFKKKKKRLCLSAGVSHCGHVRDHNEDAYLLQEEQGVFLVADGMGGGAFGERASALLAVPFTNITAKMSLAEKIDEVSKQLHHRHHEIYLFSQEIKKPVGSTVVVCVTSEHEKKVAFLWTGDSRAYVLKNRQFKQVTQDHRYVLQLLEAGVISEEEVTNHPYANRLTHAVGVSEHLQLDQCELSASMPLRILLCSDGLSGELSNHCLEEIVSVNKATAEQSCQLLLGQTLQTRARDNVTAVIVDLHLR comes from the coding sequence TTGTGGTTTAAAAAGAAGAAAAAGCGCCTGTGCTTGTCAGCAGGTGTTTCACATTGTGGTCATGTGCGTGATCATAACGAAGACGCTTATCTACTACAAGAAGAGCAAGGTGTTTTTCTTGTGGCTGATGGTATGGGAGGGGGGGCTTTTGGCGAACGTGCGAGTGCGTTATTGGCAGTCCCTTTTACCAATATAACAGCGAAGATGTCTTTAGCTGAAAAAATCGATGAAGTATCAAAGCAGTTGCATCACCGGCATCACGAAATTTATCTTTTCTCTCAAGAGATTAAAAAGCCAGTGGGAAGCACTGTCGTGGTATGCGTCACCTCTGAGCACGAAAAGAAAGTCGCTTTTTTATGGACAGGGGACAGCCGTGCTTATGTGTTGAAAAATCGTCAATTTAAACAAGTGACTCAAGATCATCGTTACGTGTTGCAATTGCTTGAAGCTGGTGTCATTAGTGAGGAAGAAGTTACAAACCATCCGTATGCGAATCGATTGACGCATGCTGTTGGAGTTTCTGAACATCTACAGCTTGACCAGTGTGAGTTATCGGCTTCAATGCCATTGCGTATTTTATTATGTAGTGATGGTTTATCGGGTGAATTGTCTAACCATTGTTTGGAAGAGATTGTGTCAGTGAACAAGGCCACGGCTGAGCAGTCTTGTCAGTTATTATTAGGGCAAACGTTGCAAACACGAGCGCGTGATAATGTGACAGCTGTGATTGTCGATTTGCATTTGAGGTAA
- a CDS encoding M20 metallopeptidase family protein has protein sequence MPAPNNNRIEYNSQQLLTTIKGFTHEAIDLRHQLHRNPELKYEEVETAELVTKELERYGYEVKTGIGKTGVTALLDSGRPGPVVALRADLDALPICEQTGLDYSSKNPGKMHACGHDGHTATLLLVARVLKEHVGLLPCGAIKFIFQPAEEGGAGAYAMIQEGVLESPKVDAIFGYHNFPGTELGHVIVRSGCFMAGANMFKVTVTGKGGHAAYPEACIDPVVAAAALIQNTQSIISRNISSGEQGIISITQLNAGTAHNVIADDVELQGTIRATSPKAMDYLIERFESVVKHSVATFGAEASIEYTLDPPYPPTMNHPKESELVHQVAKESLGENRVHWLDGVSSMGGEDFAFYLQEVPGCYFGVGNGMSSPSLHNGHYDYSDEILADACQLLCHTAIAYIQENAATYSN, from the coding sequence ATGCCGGCACCTAATAATAATCGTATTGAATATAACTCTCAGCAATTATTAACAACAATTAAAGGATTTACGCATGAGGCGATTGATCTTCGTCATCAGCTGCACCGTAATCCAGAGCTTAAATACGAAGAGGTTGAAACCGCCGAACTTGTGACAAAAGAGCTAGAGCGCTATGGCTATGAAGTTAAAACGGGCATTGGTAAAACCGGTGTGACGGCCTTATTAGATTCGGGACGGCCGGGGCCTGTCGTTGCTTTACGTGCCGACTTAGATGCTTTGCCAATTTGTGAGCAAACTGGTTTAGATTATTCCTCTAAAAATCCTGGGAAAATGCATGCTTGTGGTCATGATGGCCATACTGCAACATTATTACTTGTTGCACGTGTTTTAAAAGAACATGTTGGCTTATTGCCTTGTGGTGCGATTAAGTTCATTTTTCAGCCGGCCGAAGAAGGTGGTGCCGGTGCTTATGCGATGATACAAGAGGGTGTTTTAGAATCACCTAAAGTGGATGCTATTTTTGGTTATCATAATTTTCCTGGCACAGAGTTAGGTCATGTGATTGTACGCTCAGGTTGTTTTATGGCCGGGGCAAATATGTTTAAAGTCACCGTGACAGGTAAGGGCGGCCATGCTGCTTATCCTGAGGCTTGCATTGATCCTGTGGTTGCCGCAGCGGCTTTAATTCAGAATACTCAATCGATTATTAGCCGGAATATCTCTTCTGGTGAGCAGGGGATTATCTCGATTACCCAGCTTAATGCAGGTACGGCTCATAATGTGATTGCCGATGATGTTGAGCTTCAAGGGACGATTCGTGCGACTTCACCCAAGGCGATGGATTATTTGATTGAACGCTTTGAAAGTGTAGTAAAGCACAGTGTGGCAACCTTTGGTGCTGAGGCGAGCATTGAATATACTCTAGACCCTCCCTATCCACCAACGATGAATCATCCAAAAGAAAGTGAATTAGTGCACCAAGTGGCTAAAGAGAGTTTAGGTGAAAACCGTGTGCATTGGCTAGATGGGGTGTCGAGCATGGGTGGGGAAGATTTTGCGTTTTATTTGCAAGAAGTGCCTGGGTGTTATTTTGGTGTGGGTAATGGCATGTCCTCGCCTTCGTTGCATAATGGTCACTATGACTATAGTGATGAAATTTTAGCGGATGCTTGCCAACTATTATGTCATACCGCAATTGCTTATATACAGGAAAATGCGGCGACTTATTCTAATTAA
- a CDS encoding DOPA 4,5-dioxygenase family protein produces MLEFENFHAHVYFDSESKNTALALREKIAKAFPELTLGRVWESCVGPHPCPSYQIAFGQSSFQSLISFLMQERASLDIFIHADTGADIVDHTQYVLWLGKSYALNLEKLK; encoded by the coding sequence GTGTTAGAATTTGAAAATTTTCATGCTCATGTTTATTTTGATAGTGAGAGCAAAAATACAGCGTTAGCGTTGCGAGAAAAAATCGCTAAAGCTTTTCCAGAGCTTACTTTAGGTCGTGTTTGGGAGAGCTGTGTTGGGCCTCATCCTTGTCCAAGTTATCAGATCGCTTTTGGTCAATCATCTTTTCAGTCATTAATAAGCTTTTTGATGCAAGAGCGTGCTAGCCTGGATATTTTTATTCATGCTGATACAGGGGCAGATATAGTTGATCACACTCAGTATGTTTTATGGTTGGGAAAATCATATGCGCTAAATTTAGAAAAATTAAAATAA